The following coding sequences are from one Epilithonimonas vandammei window:
- a CDS encoding ligase-associated DNA damage response exonuclease, whose protein sequence is MKLITFTNKGIYCPQGKFYIDPWRPVDLAVITHGHADHARWGMKKYLCHHFTKPILHKRISEDIECQSVEYGEIININGVKVSLHPAGHIIGSAQIRLEYKGYVSVISGDYKVQDDGLSTPFELIKCNEFVTESTFGLPIYNWLEVDDLNKKMQNWVLRNKETQKTSVFIGYSLGKAQRIMKAVEGLGKIHVHYSIGKLNEAFENVGITLPDYEIPDFRESVKHLQDEIVIVPPALLDSNVIKKIPNPATAICSGWMQVRGARRWRSADAGFPMSDHADWKGLLQAIKATEAEIVHVTHGQTEVFSKYLNEIGIKSDVVETLYGDDDEEEKEKEIIKE, encoded by the coding sequence GTGAAACTCATCACATTCACAAACAAAGGCATTTATTGTCCGCAGGGAAAATTTTACATCGATCCGTGGCGACCTGTTGATTTGGCGGTTATTACGCACGGTCACGCCGATCACGCCCGTTGGGGAATGAAAAAATACCTTTGTCATCATTTTACAAAACCGATTTTGCACAAAAGAATTAGCGAAGATATCGAATGTCAAAGTGTGGAATATGGCGAAATCATCAATATCAATGGTGTAAAAGTTTCACTTCATCCTGCAGGTCACATTATCGGTTCGGCTCAGATTCGGTTGGAATATAAAGGTTATGTAAGTGTAATTTCTGGAGACTACAAAGTTCAGGATGATGGGTTGAGTACGCCTTTTGAATTGATAAAATGCAATGAATTTGTTACAGAAAGCACTTTTGGACTTCCGATTTACAACTGGCTTGAAGTGGATGATTTGAATAAAAAAATGCAAAATTGGGTTTTAAGAAATAAAGAAACCCAGAAAACATCTGTATTCATCGGTTATTCTTTGGGTAAAGCTCAACGAATTATGAAAGCAGTGGAAGGTCTTGGAAAAATCCACGTTCATTACTCTATCGGAAAACTCAACGAAGCTTTTGAAAACGTCGGAATCACACTTCCCGACTACGAAATTCCTGATTTTCGGGAATCTGTAAAGCATTTACAAGATGAAATTGTCATCGTTCCGCCTGCTTTATTGGACTCCAATGTGATTAAAAAAATTCCCAATCCTGCAACGGCAATTTGTTCGGGTTGGATGCAGGTTCGTGGTGCAAGACGATGGCGAAGTGCAGATGCAGGCTTCCCAATGAGCGATCACGCCGATTGGAAAGGTCTTTTACAAGCCATAAAAGCAACAGAAGCTGAAATCGTACACGTTACGCACGGACAAACCGAAGTTTTCTCAAAATATTTAAACGAAATCGGAATCAAATCTGATGTTGTGGAAACATTGTATGGCGATGATGACGAGGAGGAAAAAGAAAAGGAAATTATAAAAGAATAA
- a CDS encoding transposase: protein MLKLAHWFKDVEESGFKSFTTLKNTITNHYNDILNYFEIRSTNASAESFNAKIKNFRLQLRGVKDKAFFLFRLSQIFA from the coding sequence ATGCTCAAACTTGCCCATTGGTTTAAAGATGTTGAAGAATCAGGTTTTAAATCTTTTACAACACTTAAAAACACCATCACCAACCATTATAACGATATTCTCAATTATTTTGAAATAAGAAGTACCAACGCTTCCGCAGAATCTTTCAATGCTAAAATCAAAAACTTCAGACTTCAACTCAGAGGGGTCAAAGACAAAGCTTTTTTCCTTTTCAGATTATCCCAAATTTTTGCGTAG
- a CDS encoding ISAon1 family transposase N-terminal region protein, translated as MLNDSELLKLLLPEYLIEYFDIIKFEEKDKVLHLYFEEKDTIPKEFSSLQFQSKGFHDEITVDDFPLRGKSVKLHIKRRRWTDTKSGKILQRDWNLIAKGTRMTQDFAEFLKKISRY; from the coding sequence ATGTTAAATGATAGCGAACTCCTCAAATTATTACTTCCGGAATACTTAATCGAATATTTCGATATTATAAAATTTGAAGAAAAAGATAAAGTGCTTCACCTTTATTTTGAAGAGAAAGATACAATCCCCAAAGAATTTTCATCTTTACAGTTTCAATCCAAAGGTTTTCACGACGAAATAACTGTAGATGACTTTCCGCTTCGTGGTAAATCCGTAAAGCTTCATATCAAACGCAGAAGATGGACGGACACAAAATCAGGCAAAATCTTGCAAAGAGATTGGAATCTTATCGCTAAAGGAACCCGAATGACGCAGGATTTTGCCGAGTTCTTAAAAAAAATCAGCCGATACTAA
- a CDS encoding SemiSWEET transporter, producing MDIEVLGLVAGGITSVAMMPQLIKVIKEKNAEDISVVMLLVLITGLSLWVWYGILQNELPIILSNSFSVLVNITLLICCMMFKKKS from the coding sequence ATGGATATAGAAGTACTTGGTCTAGTTGCCGGTGGGATTACATCTGTTGCGATGATGCCACAATTAATCAAAGTTATCAAAGAAAAAAATGCCGAAGATATTTCCGTCGTGATGCTTCTGGTCTTGATTACAGGATTATCACTTTGGGTTTGGTACGGAATCTTACAAAACGAATTGCCAATTATTTTATCCAATAGTTTTTCAGTTTTGGTTAATATCACATTGTTGATTTGCTGTATGATGTTCAAAAAGAAAAGCTAA
- a CDS encoding ligase-associated DNA damage response DEXH box helicase, with protein MMEKSISPFKFQVQTWQKFGSGYSGMVVAPTGFGKTFSVFLALISDFLNNPDNYKSGLKMIWITPLRSLSKDIAKAMQEAIDEIGLDWAVGVRNGDTDPKVRQQQVKNMPEILVATPESLQLLLGQKNHQRFFKNLQTIVVDEWHELLGSKRGVLVELGISQLRKYVPKLKIWGITATIGNLDEAMEVLIPYPIKKTKVTAKEHKKIEILPVFPDEVEILPWAGHLGQKLADKVVPIILQSKSTIVFTNTRSQSEMWYQLLLNVYPDFAGQIAIHHSSIDAELRIWIEENLSSGKLKAVVSTSSLDLGIDFKPVDTVIQIGSAKGVARFLQRAGRSGHSPFETSKIYCVPTHSLELIEVAALKEAIKQNVIEPREPQVLCFDVLVQFLMTLAIGDGFYPEETYERIKQVYTFQEITDDEWKSIIEFLTIGGSALKSYEEYHKVVVMEDGLHKVTSRRIAMLHRMNMGAIVSDAMLKVKFISGGYIGMVEEYFISRLKKEEKFILAGRVLEVAMIKDMTVFVRASKGKAQAPSYLGGRLPLSSNLGQFLREKLSNALNPKAFEKELKFLHPLLMNQEERSHIPKDDEFLVEMIKNREGYHLFMYPFEGRLVHEVMAALIAYRISKLAPISFSMAMNDYGFELFSDKEIPLNEENLGKILTRENLMNDVISSINAAEMARRKFRDIAVISGMVVQNFPGQQRSNKSLQSSAGLIFKVLEDHDPNHFLVRQAYTEVFNMQLQEQRLVEAFKRIEKSKIILKFANSFTALSFPIKVDSLRQTLTSEDLDARIQKLIQQSKKVK; from the coding sequence ATGATGGAAAAGTCGATTTCGCCTTTTAAATTTCAGGTACAGACTTGGCAGAAATTTGGGAGCGGTTACAGCGGAATGGTGGTTGCTCCAACCGGTTTTGGGAAAACATTTTCTGTTTTTTTAGCTTTAATTTCAGATTTTCTAAACAATCCTGATAATTACAAAAGCGGACTGAAAATGATTTGGATTACGCCACTTCGTTCGCTTTCCAAAGATATCGCCAAAGCAATGCAGGAAGCGATTGACGAGATTGGACTCGATTGGGCAGTTGGCGTGAGGAATGGAGACACAGATCCTAAAGTTAGGCAACAACAGGTCAAAAATATGCCTGAAATTCTGGTTGCAACTCCTGAAAGTTTACAGTTATTACTAGGACAGAAAAATCATCAGCGTTTTTTCAAAAATCTGCAGACGATTGTGGTGGATGAATGGCACGAATTGTTAGGTTCAAAACGTGGTGTTTTGGTAGAATTGGGAATTTCTCAGCTCAGAAAATATGTTCCGAAACTTAAAATTTGGGGAATCACGGCAACAATTGGCAATCTCGATGAAGCGATGGAGGTTTTAATTCCATATCCAATTAAAAAGACAAAAGTTACCGCCAAAGAACATAAAAAAATTGAAATTCTACCCGTTTTTCCTGATGAAGTTGAGATTTTACCTTGGGCAGGACATCTCGGACAGAAATTGGCAGATAAAGTGGTTCCGATTATTTTACAATCAAAATCGACGATTGTTTTTACCAATACGAGAAGCCAGAGTGAAATGTGGTATCAGCTTTTGCTGAATGTTTATCCTGATTTTGCGGGACAAATCGCTATTCATCACAGTTCGATTGATGCGGAATTGAGAATCTGGATAGAGGAAAATCTCAGTTCAGGAAAACTGAAAGCAGTAGTTTCAACATCTTCTTTAGATTTGGGAATTGACTTTAAACCTGTTGATACGGTGATTCAAATCGGTTCTGCGAAAGGTGTTGCGAGATTTCTTCAGCGCGCAGGACGAAGCGGTCATTCCCCTTTTGAAACTTCGAAAATCTATTGTGTTCCGACACATTCTTTAGAGTTGATAGAAGTTGCCGCCTTGAAAGAAGCCATCAAACAAAATGTCATTGAACCTCGTGAGCCGCAGGTTTTGTGCTTCGATGTTTTGGTTCAGTTTCTGATGACTTTGGCGATTGGCGACGGATTTTATCCCGAAGAAACCTACGAAAGAATCAAGCAAGTCTATACTTTTCAGGAAATTACCGATGACGAATGGAAATCAATCATCGAATTTCTAACGATTGGAGGAAGTGCATTGAAAAGTTACGAAGAATATCATAAAGTTGTCGTGATGGAAGACGGTTTGCACAAAGTGACTTCGCGAAGAATTGCGATGCTCCACCGAATGAATATGGGTGCGATTGTGAGCGATGCGATGCTGAAAGTGAAATTTATTTCCGGCGGATATATCGGAATGGTCGAGGAATATTTTATCTCAAGATTAAAAAAAGAAGAGAAATTTATTTTGGCAGGACGAGTTCTGGAAGTGGCGATGATTAAAGATATGACGGTTTTCGTTCGGGCTTCAAAAGGAAAAGCGCAGGCTCCGAGTTATTTGGGCGGAAGATTGCCGTTGAGTTCTAATCTTGGTCAGTTTTTGCGTGAAAAACTGTCGAATGCTTTAAATCCGAAAGCTTTTGAGAAAGAACTGAAATTTTTGCATCCGCTTTTGATGAATCAGGAAGAGCGGTCACATATCCCGAAAGATGATGAGTTTTTGGTGGAGATGATAAAAAACCGTGAAGGGTATCATTTATTTATGTATCCGTTTGAAGGACGTTTGGTTCACGAAGTGATGGCTGCTTTGATTGCTTACCGCATTTCAAAACTGGCTCCGATTTCTTTTTCAATGGCTATGAATGATTATGGTTTTGAATTATTCAGTGACAAAGAAATTCCTCTGAATGAAGAAAATTTAGGCAAAATTTTAACACGAGAAAATCTGATGAACGATGTCATTTCCAGTATTAATGCAGCAGAAATGGCGAGAAGGAAATTCCGTGATATTGCTGTGATTTCCGGAATGGTAGTACAGAATTTTCCGGGACAACAACGTTCCAATAAATCGCTTCAAAGTTCGGCAGGTTTGATTTTTAAAGTTTTGGAAGACCACGACCCGAATCATTTTTTGGTGAGACAGGCTTATACGGAGGTTTTCAATATGCAGTTGCAGGAACAAAGATTGGTAGAAGCTTTCAAAAGAATTGAAAAATCGAAAATTATTTTGAAATTTGCTAATTCTTTTACTGCATTAAGTTTCCCTATAAAAGTCGACAGTTTGAGGCAGACTTTGACGAGTGAAGATTTGGATGCGAGAATTCAGAAATTGATTCAGCAGTCGAAGAAAGTTAAATAA
- a CDS encoding cold-shock protein, translating into MADSFSKKENFKKKLQKQKEKAQRREERKTNNDKGKEVEFMYVDSYGRLTSTPPEERIEVDINNIQLGAAPIEAEETLKKGIVTFLSDKGFGFITEDNNKENVFFHGNNADQPLKKGNRVSFEKEKSPKGFSAVNITLIK; encoded by the coding sequence ATGGCAGATTCTTTCTCAAAAAAAGAAAATTTTAAGAAAAAACTACAAAAGCAAAAAGAAAAAGCACAGCGTCGTGAAGAGCGTAAAACTAATAACGACAAAGGAAAAGAAGTAGAATTTATGTATGTCGATTCTTACGGAAGGCTTACATCTACACCACCTGAAGAAAGGATAGAGGTGGATATCAATAATATCCAATTGGGTGCAGCGCCTATCGAAGCGGAAGAAACATTGAAAAAGGGGATTGTTACTTTTTTAAGTGATAAAGGCTTTGGTTTTATCACAGAAGATAACAATAAAGAGAATGTGTTTTTTCACGGAAATAATGCAGATCAGCCTTTGAAAAAAGGAAACAGAGTTTCTTTTGAAAAGGAAAAATCACCAAAAGGTTTTTCTGCGGTCAATATTACTTTAATCAAGTAA
- a CDS encoding IS3 family transposase: MVTPYQKERCIAYIREKRPEISYAKVCRVMGRSRTSKYYKKRMPEKDEKLREAITSILGTSRLGRKKVIVKVRKKYPGYGSSQIRRVYQKYGFSLYKRMKRKRFDNPANPIAVPLERNEEWAMDFMSDALARGSRFRTLNIVDQYNRKCLGIDARTSMPSRAVIHFLERMIEKHGKPKGIRTDNGPEFTSGLFQDWLDKNNIEWVKIQKGKPQQNAIIERFNKTYREDVLDANLFFSLQDVKDLTERWIEDYNYERPHEALDFKTPSEYEAA; this comes from the coding sequence GTGGTAACACCTTATCAGAAGGAGCGTTGTATTGCTTATATTCGGGAGAAAAGACCGGAGATAAGTTATGCTAAGGTGTGCCGCGTAATGGGACGCTCAAGAACCTCAAAATATTATAAAAAACGGATGCCCGAAAAAGATGAAAAACTTCGAGAAGCCATCACCTCGATATTGGGAACCAGCAGGCTGGGACGCAAGAAAGTCATCGTGAAGGTTCGTAAAAAGTACCCGGGGTACGGTTCTTCGCAAATCCGAAGGGTCTATCAGAAGTATGGTTTTTCGCTTTACAAAAGAATGAAAAGGAAACGGTTTGACAATCCTGCCAATCCCATCGCTGTACCTTTGGAGCGTAATGAGGAATGGGCAATGGACTTTATGAGTGACGCACTGGCGAGGGGATCCCGATTTCGAACGCTGAATATTGTTGATCAGTACAACAGAAAATGTCTGGGGATTGATGCGCGTACATCCATGCCGTCCAGAGCGGTCATCCATTTTTTGGAGCGCATGATTGAGAAGCACGGCAAGCCCAAGGGAATACGCACGGACAACGGCCCGGAGTTTACCTCGGGCCTTTTCCAGGATTGGCTGGATAAAAACAACATTGAATGGGTTAAAATCCAAAAAGGAAAGCCACAGCAGAATGCCATTATCGAGCGTTTCAACAAAACCTACAGAGAAGATGTGCTGGACGCCAACCTTTTTTTCTCCCTTCAGGATGTAAAAGACCTTACGGAACGCTGGATAGAAGACTACAATTATGAACGTCCGCACGAAGCACTGGACTTTAAAACCCCATCGGAATATGAGGCAGCATAA
- a CDS encoding transposase has protein sequence MLKSKTSDFNSEGSKTKLFSFSDYPKFLRSPQLLILIHNLADGLRKIYNQKIQKSVAMLKLAHWFKEVEESGFKAFSVLMKTIMNHYSDILNYFDQRSTNASAESFNAKIKNFRLQLRGVRDKSFFLFRLSKLFA, from the coding sequence ATGCTAAAATCAAAAACTTCAGACTTCAACTCAGAGGGGTCAAAGACAAAGCTTTTTTCCTTTTCAGATTATCCCAAATTTTTGCGTAGTCCCCAACTTTTGATACTGATCCATAATTTAGCTGATGGACTCCGAAAAATTTACAATCAAAAGATTCAAAAATCTGTGGCAATGCTCAAACTTGCCCATTGGTTTAAAGAAGTGGAAGAGTCGGGATTCAAAGCTTTTTCAGTACTGATGAAAACGATTATGAATCATTACAGCGATATTCTGAATTACTTTGACCAAAGAAGTACAAATGCTTCAGCAGAATCGTTCAATGCAAAAATAAAAAACTTTAGATTGCAACTCAGAGGTGTGAGAGATAAATCGTTTTTCCTCTTCAGATTATCAAAACTTTTTGCCTAG
- the pdeM gene encoding ligase-associated DNA damage response endonuclease PdeM has product MKIATKNINIQNEVFTLTNQRALFWKKEKALILSDLHIGKTTHFRKNGIALSDQVFDNDLQRLSVLIEYFKPEKFIVVGDLLHAGDNSGVDKFCEWKNQFPNLEFHLIEGNHDRISKKLEAKLCLNFRDEFLEINDFIFVHDFQKKNEKFQITGHIHPGFVINSSVKNIKLPCFVVSEHQLLLPAFSEFTGLDTKNLPKKGKFYVFTDAEIYEI; this is encoded by the coding sequence ATGAAAATAGCAACAAAAAATATAAATATCCAGAACGAAGTTTTTACTTTAACCAATCAACGAGCATTGTTTTGGAAAAAAGAAAAAGCTTTGATTCTCTCCGATTTGCACATCGGAAAAACGACTCATTTCCGCAAAAATGGAATTGCCCTCTCCGACCAGGTTTTTGATAATGATCTGCAACGATTATCTGTTCTCATCGAATATTTTAAACCAGAAAAATTCATCGTTGTAGGAGATTTGCTTCATGCAGGAGATAATTCTGGTGTCGATAAATTTTGTGAATGGAAAAACCAATTCCCCAATCTTGAATTTCATTTAATAGAAGGTAACCACGATAGAATTTCTAAAAAATTAGAAGCCAAACTTTGTCTGAATTTCAGAGATGAATTTCTCGAAATTAATGATTTTATTTTCGTTCACGATTTTCAGAAAAAGAATGAAAAATTTCAGATTACGGGTCATATTCATCCAGGATTTGTTATCAACTCATCTGTGAAAAATATAAAACTGCCGTGTTTTGTGGTTTCAGAACATCAATTATTACTTCCTGCGTTCAGTGAATTCACCGGCCTTGATACAAAAAACCTCCCTAAAAAAGGGAAATTCTATGTATTTACGGATGCTGAGATTTATGAGATTTAG
- a CDS encoding catalase family protein: MASKIKYTSDLDSLTSKEFKLLEKACTAIKHFVSKSDKINNVSHKTRDAHVTAYSTLKGTFFANENLEEYHIFPKQKLDCLIRISNAHMKLVSQKRTIPAYGFSVKISDEKQTIANFPLVNFPLFPINNVSQFLKIFISINRFFAGNILQKFWNLIRIMKNFLLVLPDLFHPSFLAEVLKFLRKRKHFILSFDYHSIGVYRLGNDLVKLKLVPKNTTTKIDEKRIDYSIENYLKDNNYELELMVQYCYHLEKQPVNQLNKMWKNSDFVSIGTIKISEVIDKNNKWVEGLSFNPFESIEELQPVGRIQKLRDEAYKASFITRKNNY, from the coding sequence ATGGCTTCCAAAATAAAATATACCTCGGACTTAGATTCCCTTACTTCAAAAGAGTTTAAGCTTCTGGAAAAAGCATGTACAGCAATTAAACATTTTGTTTCAAAATCGGACAAAATTAATAATGTAAGTCACAAAACCAGAGATGCGCACGTTACAGCTTACTCAACATTAAAAGGAACTTTTTTTGCAAATGAAAACTTAGAAGAATATCATATTTTTCCAAAACAAAAATTAGATTGTTTGATAAGGATTTCCAATGCACATATGAAATTGGTTTCTCAGAAAAGAACAATTCCAGCTTATGGATTTTCGGTTAAAATTTCTGATGAAAAGCAGACAATTGCTAATTTTCCTCTGGTGAATTTCCCCCTGTTTCCGATTAATAATGTTTCTCAATTTCTTAAAATTTTCATTTCAATTAACAGGTTTTTTGCCGGAAACATTTTGCAAAAATTCTGGAATCTAATAAGGATAATGAAGAATTTTCTTTTGGTTTTACCAGATTTATTTCATCCTTCTTTTTTGGCTGAAGTTTTGAAATTTCTGAGAAAACGAAAGCATTTTATCTTGTCTTTTGATTATCACTCCATAGGTGTGTACAGATTGGGAAATGATTTAGTAAAACTAAAATTAGTTCCTAAAAATACTACTACGAAGATCGATGAAAAACGTATTGATTATTCTATCGAAAACTATTTAAAAGATAATAATTACGAATTAGAGTTGATGGTGCAGTATTGTTATCATTTGGAAAAACAACCCGTCAATCAATTGAATAAAATGTGGAAAAATTCTGACTTTGTATCGATAGGAACAATTAAAATTTCTGAAGTAATTGATAAAAATAATAAGTGGGTGGAAGGTTTATCATTCAACCCTTTTGAAAGTATTGAAGAATTACAGCCTGTGGGAAGGATTCAGAAATTACGCGATGAAGCATATAAAGCATCTTTTATAACAAGAAAAAATAATTATTAA
- the crcB gene encoding fluoride efflux transporter CrcB, with product MKNLLYIFLGGGTGSILRFLISTYTQKLWNVNAFPIGTFLVNISGCFLIGCLSAYFLKIDNSLKYLLITGLCGGYTTFSTFSAENFSLYENSNYSMLIFYSLFSLFIGILMVFLGFQVVKN from the coding sequence ATGAAAAATCTACTTTATATTTTTCTTGGAGGCGGAACGGGAAGCATATTACGCTTTCTGATTTCTACTTACACGCAAAAACTTTGGAATGTCAATGCCTTTCCCATAGGAACTTTTTTAGTCAATATATCGGGCTGTTTTCTAATTGGATGTTTATCTGCCTACTTCTTGAAAATTGATAATTCTCTAAAATATTTATTAATAACGGGACTTTGTGGTGGTTATACAACGTTTTCGACTTTTTCAGCTGAGAATTTTTCTTTGTATGAGAATTCCAATTACAGCATGCTGATTTTTTATAGTCTTTTTAGTCTTTTTATAGGGATATTGATGGTTTTTCTGGGATTTCAGGTTGTTAAAAATTAA
- a CDS encoding transposase: MKKSRFTEPQIIRMLQSQQEGKKVAEICREYGISEQTFYNWKSKYGGMSLSELQRVKELEAENARLKRIVADQQISIDILKEVNSKKW; encoded by the coding sequence ATGAAAAAATCAAGATTTACGGAGCCTCAGATTATCAGGATGCTCCAGAGCCAGCAGGAAGGCAAGAAAGTGGCGGAGATCTGCCGGGAATACGGTATCTCCGAACAAACATTTTACAACTGGAAGAGCAAGTATGGAGGAATGAGTCTTTCGGAACTCCAGCGCGTCAAGGAACTTGAAGCGGAGAATGCCCGTCTCAAGCGCATTGTGGCGGACCAGCAGATTTCCATCGATATTTTAAAGGAGGTCAACTCAAAAAAGTGGTAA
- a CDS encoding ISAon1 family transposase has translation MYGVNGKKFRRHYRKSLSEFKDWNQKQHAEDYILYPENCLSQLSLDEVALSQGELYTVLTSKQAKGRKGSIVAIIKGTKSDETIDKLLKIDRKLRLKVKEITLDMAGSMKLVAKRCFPNAMQVIDRFHVQKLATEAVQEIRIKHRWEAIDSENEILKQAKEKKVKPEIQVFSNGDTRKQLLARSRYFLYKSREKWTESQNIRAGIVFQEYPDLEVAYNLSDKLRKIGTWLLFSDRLKLEY, from the coding sequence ATGTATGGGGTTAACGGGAAAAAATTCCGAAGACATTACAGAAAGTCCCTCAGCGAATTTAAAGATTGGAATCAAAAACAACACGCCGAAGATTATATTCTCTATCCCGAAAACTGCCTCTCACAGCTCTCATTGGATGAAGTAGCACTGTCTCAGGGCGAACTTTACACCGTGCTCACTTCCAAGCAAGCTAAAGGAAGGAAAGGGAGTATTGTTGCCATTATCAAAGGAACCAAAAGCGACGAAACTATTGATAAACTACTTAAAATCGATCGAAAATTAAGACTGAAAGTAAAAGAGATTACCTTGGATATGGCAGGTTCTATGAAACTCGTTGCCAAAAGATGCTTTCCTAATGCGATGCAGGTTATCGACCGATTCCACGTACAAAAACTCGCCACAGAAGCCGTTCAGGAGATTAGAATAAAACACCGTTGGGAAGCTATTGATTCAGAAAATGAAATCCTGAAACAAGCTAAAGAAAAGAAAGTAAAACCAGAAATCCAAGTTTTTAGCAATGGCGATACCCGAAAACAACTCTTGGCAAGAAGCCGCTATTTTCTTTACAAAAGCAGAGAAAAATGGACGGAAAGTCAAAATATAAGAGCAGGAATTGTCTTTCAAGAATACCCGGATTTGGAAGTAGCCTACAACTTATCGGATAAATTAAGGAAAATTGGTACATGGCTGCTTTTTTCAGACAGGTTAAAATTGGAGTATTAA
- a CDS encoding ATP-dependent DNA ligase: MKHFAELINALESTNKTNAKIDAIIDYLERAPDEDKVWFIALFAGKRPKRNVNTNYMKEWALEITQLPFWLFQESYSSVGDLGETLSLVLPPPTEKIDKYLSEWMNEIIGLKEKSEAEKKDFVLNSWNGLDYTERLIFNKLLGGSFRIGVSDKTLINALTKFSNQESSALTHSLMGKWQPENTSFKELISAENINPDNSKPYPFYLAYPLEKDLDDLGNPNEWQIEYKWDGIRGQIIRRNDEVFIWSRGEELITEQFPEIKEVVQNMKGNFVLDGEILAVKDNQVLNFNELQKRLNRKTLTKKMLLEIPIQVFAYDLLELEGNDLREKPISSRRAMLEELLLNENPENIKLSELIEFENWEDLNTIRENSREINSEGLMLKQKNSYYHSGRKKGDWWKWKIDPLTIDAVLIYAQKGSGRRSAYYTDYTFAVKNEDKLVTIAKAYSGLTDKEIMEVSKFVNKNAIEKFGPVRTIKPELVFEIAFEGIGFSNRHKSGVALRFPRIVRWRKDKKVDEIDDLEEIKKLIQ, encoded by the coding sequence ATGAAACATTTCGCAGAACTCATCAACGCTCTCGAAAGCACCAACAAAACCAACGCAAAAATCGATGCCATCATCGATTATTTGGAACGTGCGCCAGATGAAGACAAAGTGTGGTTCATCGCCCTGTTTGCAGGCAAAAGACCGAAGCGAAATGTAAACACCAATTATATGAAAGAATGGGCGTTGGAAATTACCCAATTGCCTTTTTGGCTTTTTCAAGAAAGCTATTCTTCAGTCGGAGATTTGGGTGAAACTTTGTCACTCGTTCTTCCGCCACCCACCGAAAAAATCGATAAATATTTGTCTGAATGGATGAATGAAATCATCGGTTTAAAAGAAAAATCAGAGGCAGAAAAAAAAGATTTTGTTTTAAATTCCTGGAACGGTTTGGATTACACGGAACGTTTGATTTTCAATAAATTATTAGGCGGAAGTTTCAGAATTGGAGTCTCAGATAAAACTTTAATTAATGCTTTAACGAAATTTTCCAATCAAGAATCGAGTGCTTTAACACATAGTTTGATGGGAAAATGGCAACCCGAAAATACGTCTTTCAAAGAGTTGATTTCGGCAGAAAATATCAATCCCGACAATTCAAAACCTTATCCGTTTTATCTGGCTTATCCTCTGGAAAAAGATTTGGATGACTTAGGAAACCCCAATGAATGGCAGATTGAATATAAATGGGATGGAATTCGTGGACAAATTATCCGCAGAAATGACGAAGTTTTTATCTGGTCAAGAGGTGAAGAACTGATTACGGAACAGTTTCCTGAAATCAAAGAAGTCGTTCAGAATATGAAAGGAAACTTTGTTCTGGATGGAGAAATTCTAGCGGTAAAAGACAATCAGGTTTTGAATTTTAATGAACTACAGAAACGCCTCAACAGAAAAACTTTAACGAAGAAAATGCTTTTGGAAATTCCGATTCAGGTATTTGCGTATGATTTACTGGAATTGGAAGGAAATGATTTGCGTGAAAAACCAATCTCATCAAGACGGGCGATGTTGGAAGAATTGTTATTAAATGAAAATCCCGAAAACATCAAACTTTCCGAGCTTATTGAATTTGAAAACTGGGAAGATTTAAATACAATCAGAGAAAATTCCAGAGAAATCAACAGTGAAGGTTTGATGCTGAAACAGAAAAATTCATACTACCATTCCGGACGAAAAAAAGGCGATTGGTGGAAATGGAAAATCGATCCGCTCACAATTGACGCCGTTCTCATCTACGCTCAGAAAGGAAGTGGACGACGAAGCGCCTATTACACCGATTACACTTTTGCCGTGAAAAATGAAGATAAATTAGTCACGATTGCCAAGGCGTATTCCGGTTTAACGGACAAAGAAATAATGGAAGTCAGCAAGTTTGTCAACAAAAATGCGATTGAAAAATTTGGCCCCGTCCGAACCATAAAACCCGAGTTGGTTTTTGAAATTGCCTTCGAAGGAATTGGTTTCAGCAACCGTCACAAAAGTGGTGTTGCGCTACGTTTTCCAAGAATTGTAAGATGGAGAAAAGATAAAAAAGTGGATGAAATTGATGATTTGGAAGAGATTAAGAAATTGATACAGTAA